A region from the Muribaculum gordoncarteri genome encodes:
- the lepB gene encoding signal peptidase I has protein sequence MRETKTTRWIRFTIVALIFIAWVAWLGSWWVLIFLPLLFDIYITGYIPFTWWKKSKSKSVRAVMSWVDAIVYALILVYFIFTFVGQNYQIPSSSLEKSLLVGDYLWVNKMAYGPRVPMTPVHFPLVQNTLPVINTKSYTEWPKWGYKRLKGLGKVERGDIVVFNFPAGDTVTTKVTNPDYYTLVEMLGRFAVHNNKEQFGDVIYRPVDRRENYVKRAVGLPGERIKIVDGVIYINGEAIEQPENVQFNHFFQVRGGLTPDDWERLGISVADRNQVPVNPADIANITALGFSVNPDGTVPPIYVAPLTPAMKSALEADNRVTKVMKVPASEQVAMFPAGASEGWTRADYGELWIPAKGTTIDLTPRTWAMYERCIRNYEGHDDAYIKDGTVYIDGKPAKTYTFGMDYYFMMGDNRDNSADSRYWGFVPEDHIVGKPWRVIVSFDKDKSIFNGGIRWNRILKAANPDKQ, from the coding sequence ATACGCGAAACCAAGACCACGCGCTGGATACGCTTCACGATAGTAGCCCTCATCTTCATAGCATGGGTGGCATGGCTCGGCAGTTGGTGGGTACTCATATTCCTGCCTTTGCTCTTTGACATATACATAACGGGCTACATCCCCTTCACCTGGTGGAAGAAGAGCAAAAGCAAGAGCGTGAGGGCCGTGATGAGCTGGGTCGACGCAATAGTCTACGCCCTGATACTGGTCTACTTCATCTTCACATTCGTAGGACAGAACTATCAGATACCCTCATCGTCACTCGAGAAGTCGCTTCTCGTGGGCGACTACCTGTGGGTAAACAAGATGGCCTACGGTCCGCGCGTGCCAATGACCCCCGTGCACTTCCCGCTCGTGCAGAACACGCTCCCGGTCATCAACACCAAGAGCTACACCGAGTGGCCCAAGTGGGGCTACAAGCGACTGAAGGGACTGGGCAAGGTGGAGCGCGGCGACATTGTCGTGTTTAACTTCCCCGCCGGCGACACGGTGACAACCAAGGTTACCAATCCCGACTACTACACGCTCGTGGAGATGCTCGGCCGATTTGCGGTGCATAACAACAAGGAGCAGTTTGGCGATGTGATATACCGCCCTGTCGACCGTCGCGAGAACTATGTGAAACGCGCCGTGGGACTGCCCGGCGAGCGCATAAAGATTGTTGACGGAGTGATCTACATCAACGGTGAGGCCATCGAGCAGCCCGAGAACGTGCAGTTTAACCACTTCTTCCAGGTGCGCGGCGGATTGACACCCGACGACTGGGAACGCCTCGGCATCAGTGTCGCCGACCGCAATCAAGTGCCTGTGAATCCCGCCGACATCGCAAACATAACGGCACTCGGATTCTCGGTCAACCCCGACGGAACAGTGCCGCCAATATATGTGGCACCGCTCACTCCGGCAATGAAGAGCGCCCTTGAAGCCGACAACCGCGTGACAAAGGTGATGAAGGTACCCGCCTCGGAGCAGGTGGCCATGTTCCCCGCCGGCGCATCGGAGGGCTGGACCCGCGCCGACTACGGTGAGCTATGGATTCCCGCCAAGGGAACGACAATCGACCTGACGCCTCGCACATGGGCCATGTATGAGCGCTGCATCCGCAACTATGAAGGCCATGACGACGCCTACATCAAGGACGGCACGGTCTATATCGACGGAAAACCGGCCAAGACCTATACATTCGGCATGGACTACTACTTCATGATGGGCGACAACCGCGACAACTCGGCCGACTCGCGCTACTGGGGCTTCGTACCCGAGGACCACATCGTGGGCAAGCCGTGGAGAGTAATCGTGTCGTTTGACAAGGACAAGAGCATTTTCAACGGCGGAATACGCTGGAACCGCATTCTTAAAGCCGCCAACCCCGACAAGCAGTGA
- a CDS encoding 4-hydroxy-tetrahydrodipicolinate reductase, with protein MKIALIGYGKMGKAIEKIALSRGHEIVCKIDIDNQDDMDSPLFASADVAIEFTTPATAVANYKRAFAQGVPVVSGSTGWLESMPEIKAMCDRGEATFFWTSNFSLGVNIFFAVNRYLAAMMSGFPQYHPSMTEIHHIHKLDHPSGTAITLAEGIIAKDNLIKSWSEDDDAADVLRIDHVREGEVPGTHIIKWDSEVDTITIEHCAKSREGFALGAVIAAEWTVGKHGFLTMDQLMHGLIADSHLLDLVK; from the coding sequence ATGAAAATAGCCCTTATAGGATACGGCAAAATGGGCAAGGCGATAGAGAAGATCGCCTTGAGCCGAGGACATGAGATAGTGTGCAAGATCGACATCGACAATCAGGACGACATGGATTCGCCCCTTTTCGCTTCGGCCGATGTAGCTATAGAGTTCACCACACCCGCCACTGCGGTGGCCAACTACAAGCGTGCATTCGCCCAGGGAGTGCCCGTAGTTTCGGGAAGCACCGGCTGGCTTGAGAGCATGCCCGAGATAAAGGCGATGTGCGACCGCGGTGAAGCGACTTTCTTCTGGACCTCCAACTTCTCGCTCGGCGTCAACATATTTTTTGCCGTCAACCGTTACCTTGCGGCGATGATGAGCGGATTTCCGCAGTATCACCCCTCGATGACCGAAATACACCACATCCACAAGCTCGACCACCCGAGCGGCACAGCCATAACCCTTGCCGAAGGCATAATAGCCAAGGACAACCTCATTAAGTCGTGGAGCGAGGATGACGACGCTGCCGATGTGCTGCGCATCGACCACGTGCGCGAGGGCGAAGTGCCGGGCACCCACATAATCAAGTGGGACAGCGAAGTCGACACCATTACTATCGAACACTGCGCCAAGAGCCGCGAAGGCTTTGCTCTCGGTGCGGTAATAGCCGCCGAGTGGACCGTAGGAAAGCACGGATTCCTCACGATGGATCAGCTTATGCACGGCCTCATCGCCGACTCCCACCTGCTCGATTTGGTAAAATAA
- a CDS encoding alpha/beta fold hydrolase, whose amino-acid sequence MKRFITYFALMSLCVTTFAAPSRKVIDNGGSGPYKAEAISEPSLPGFVVYRPCDITGAVKGEGAALPLFVFANGGCNDTSLPHEKMLNDLASYGYIVVALGEMQDSINDRELHKSPNGDMIRAIDWAEKQNGDKKSDYYKSVNLDAVALGGQSCGGAQTLANCGDKRVKSCVMLNSGMGNISMSDASKESLKNLHCPILYLIGGEGDMAYGNAVIDDENIKHVPVAFANHLRVGHGGTFHEQYGGSFSRMLRSWFAWQFKNKPKELDVFLKNRIDDFPDYTMKAKNFDAPVNEPFTVREMHCKSRDGKDIWGKIYIPNTDEAKKPLVVMAHGYNSSHGEPQAFAESLAMHGVASYIFDFCGGGNNSKSEGATTDMTIFTEKDNVEDITRTVKSWDFVAPERIALLGCSQGGLVAALTSAVNPDMFKSIVLVYPALSIPATAPAQLKRFDADNGNPQDVMGMKLGRDYYAKINGMNILDMTGKYKGNVLIVYGDKDPVTAGGMMDKAADTYTHCTKLMIPGGTHGFPYYEHHEKATKGIIDFILDTMVKTK is encoded by the coding sequence ATGAAACGATTTATTACCTATTTCGCGCTCATGTCGTTGTGTGTTACGACATTCGCAGCGCCTTCACGAAAAGTAATCGACAACGGCGGCAGCGGTCCTTACAAGGCTGAGGCTATCTCCGAGCCGTCGTTGCCCGGATTTGTAGTCTATCGTCCTTGCGATATCACCGGTGCCGTGAAAGGCGAGGGAGCGGCTTTGCCCCTGTTTGTTTTCGCCAACGGCGGTTGCAACGACACATCGCTGCCTCACGAGAAGATGCTCAACGACCTGGCTTCCTATGGTTACATTGTCGTCGCACTCGGTGAAATGCAGGACAGCATCAATGATCGTGAGCTTCACAAGTCGCCTAACGGTGACATGATACGTGCTATCGACTGGGCCGAAAAGCAAAACGGTGATAAAAAGAGCGATTACTACAAGTCGGTCAACCTTGATGCTGTAGCACTTGGCGGACAGAGTTGCGGAGGTGCGCAGACACTTGCCAACTGCGGTGACAAGCGCGTCAAAAGCTGTGTCATGCTTAACTCGGGAATGGGAAACATCTCCATGTCCGATGCAAGCAAGGAGTCGTTGAAGAATCTCCATTGCCCTATTCTTTACCTCATTGGAGGTGAAGGCGACATGGCTTATGGAAATGCCGTAATCGACGATGAGAACATCAAGCATGTTCCCGTAGCCTTTGCCAATCACCTTAGAGTGGGACATGGCGGAACATTCCATGAGCAATACGGAGGTTCGTTTTCAAGAATGCTTCGCTCGTGGTTTGCTTGGCAGTTCAAAAATAAGCCCAAGGAGCTTGATGTGTTCCTGAAAAACCGCATTGACGACTTCCCCGACTATACGATGAAGGCAAAGAACTTCGACGCTCCCGTCAACGAGCCCTTCACGGTGCGTGAAATGCACTGCAAGAGTCGTGACGGCAAGGACATCTGGGGAAAGATCTACATCCCTAACACCGATGAGGCAAAGAAGCCGCTGGTTGTCATGGCCCATGGCTACAACAGCAGCCACGGCGAGCCTCAGGCTTTTGCCGAGAGCCTTGCCATGCACGGTGTGGCAAGTTACATATTCGACTTCTGCGGCGGAGGCAACAACAGCAAGAGCGAAGGAGCAACTACCGACATGACAATATTCACCGAGAAGGATAATGTCGAGGACATAACCCGCACGGTGAAGTCGTGGGACTTCGTTGCCCCCGAGCGCATCGCTCTTCTTGGCTGCAGCCAGGGCGGACTTGTTGCGGCTCTCACCTCGGCTGTAAATCCCGACATGTTCAAGTCGATTGTTCTTGTCTATCCCGCATTGTCTATCCCGGCAACCGCTCCGGCTCAGCTTAAGCGTTTTGATGCCGACAACGGTAATCCCCAGGATGTGATGGGCATGAAGCTCGGTCGTGATTATTACGCCAAAATCAACGGCATGAATATCCTTGACATGACCGGAAAATATAAAGGAAATGTGCTCATCGTGTATGGCGACAAAGATCCTGTGACAGCCGGAGGAATGATGGATAAGGCAGCCGACACATATACCCACTGCACCAAGCTGATGATTCCAGGCGGCACACACGGATTCCCCTATTATGAGCATCACGAGAAGGCTACCAAAGGAATCATAGACTTCATTTTGGATACCATGGTTAAAACTAAATAG
- a CDS encoding transposase, with the protein MMSDNDVEILGLIAKKYAQRCGHKYGHHIYMIQIVRRHLTSKLDLEASVELLAITYSLSRISEQEFREALTCWYEKWRGFLSEKSVGVDGRMHFTHPRPRAAYRSLKFYLPYLWTFEHYPELCIPNTNAAIESLNQRLKTLLRNHSGISSQRRMKLLEEYIARHY; encoded by the coding sequence ATGATGAGTGACAATGATGTTGAAATATTAGGACTAATTGCAAAAAAGTATGCACAAAGATGTGGTCATAAATATGGACACCACATATATATGATACAGATTGTACGCAGGCACCTGACCTCCAAACTAGACCTGGAGGCATCCGTCGAACTGTTGGCCATCACATATTCACTCAGCAGAATATCAGAGCAGGAATTCCGCGAAGCTCTTACCTGCTGGTATGAAAAATGGCGGGGTTTTCTTTCCGAAAAGAGCGTCGGCGTTGACGGTCGGATGCATTTTACACATCCGCGTCCAAGAGCTGCATACAGATCGCTTAAATTCTATCTACCATACCTCTGGACTTTTGAGCATTATCCGGAGTTGTGTATCCCCAACACCAACGCTGCGATTGAAAGCCTGAATCAACGATTAAAGACTCTTTTAAGGAATCATAGCGGGATATCAAGTCAGCGCAGAATGAAGCTGTTGGAGGAATATATAGCGCGTCATTATTAA
- a CDS encoding glycoside hydrolase family 2 TIM barrel-domain containing protein, protein MRLNILWLFLIIASLNCSASRVIDNFNRDWRYVLGDVAGAEHPDFNDSDWQHIGLPHSFSTPYFLSTDFYEGYGWYRKNFHVDRKDLEGVLSLDFDGVFQEAEIYVNGQKAGVHRGGYTGFNVDMTPFLHEGDNVVAVRVNNLWRPTLAPRGGEHVFSGGIYRKVRLVKSSPVHVAWYGVGVTTDGLKASNGKSASVNVDIELANTRAEKGEYTVKSILKSPEGNAIGECQSRVVLSGDSLTVVKQSFDNVKSPRLWHPSTPVLYSVDTKIYKGSREIDNVTTDFGFRWFEWTADRGFFLNGEHYVIKGANAHQDQAGWGDAVPDGAHRRDVAMLKEAGFNFIRGSHYPHSPAYLKACDEMGLLFWSEAPYWATAGPKDDGSWTASSYPIVEKDCEEFEQSALDQLAEMIRIHRNHPSIVVWSMCNEPFFCADGTLPGVKKLLTRMVELSHKLDPTRPAAIGGAQRPLGDNRIDFLGDIAGYNGDGGTIADFLNPGIPNFVSEYGVTATLRPGKYDPGWGDLWKDDHWRGHDWRSGQAIWCAFDHGSIFGPALGNMGIIDYFRIPKRSWYWYRNEYGGIAPPEWPVDNAPAAIAITPSSSEASTDGTDDIHLLVTLLDGEGKEVTASPDVTLEIVSGPGEFPTGRAITFSNGTDIPIIEGKAAITIRAYQQGNTVVEARSEGLPSKRISLKFKDGPDYDASRHVVSPRPYVRYVRDKGEQLATFGVNSPTFASSAAAGHAAGYAADGNRHTYWQPEASDNNPSFTLDTERGLLLRDVNVEFVDGYECNPVMEASADNVTWHPVDDVKASDMRVRFLRLSFKPGATLPRLSGISVRGVL, encoded by the coding sequence ATGCGACTAAACATCCTTTGGCTATTTCTTATTATTGCGTCACTTAATTGCAGTGCATCGCGAGTGATTGATAATTTCAACCGCGACTGGCGTTATGTGTTGGGCGATGTCGCCGGTGCCGAACATCCCGATTTCAATGACTCTGACTGGCAGCACATCGGTTTGCCCCATTCGTTCAGCACTCCCTATTTTCTGTCGACCGACTTCTATGAAGGCTACGGATGGTACCGCAAGAATTTTCACGTTGACAGGAAAGATTTGGAAGGCGTTTTGTCGCTCGACTTTGACGGAGTGTTTCAAGAGGCTGAGATATATGTTAACGGACAAAAGGCCGGAGTGCATCGAGGCGGATACACCGGTTTTAATGTCGACATGACTCCGTTTCTGCATGAGGGCGACAATGTCGTGGCTGTGCGCGTCAACAACCTTTGGCGGCCTACTCTCGCACCTCGTGGAGGAGAGCACGTGTTCAGCGGAGGCATATACCGTAAAGTCAGATTGGTAAAGAGCTCACCCGTCCATGTGGCATGGTACGGAGTAGGTGTAACAACCGATGGCCTTAAGGCATCTAACGGTAAGTCAGCTTCGGTCAACGTTGATATTGAATTGGCCAATACGCGAGCCGAGAAAGGCGAATACACTGTTAAGTCGATTTTGAAGTCGCCCGAGGGCAATGCTATAGGCGAGTGTCAGTCCCGCGTCGTGCTTTCGGGGGATTCGTTGACGGTTGTCAAGCAGTCGTTTGATAACGTGAAATCGCCTCGTTTATGGCATCCGTCAACTCCGGTGTTATATTCGGTCGATACAAAGATATATAAAGGCTCGCGTGAGATTGACAATGTCACTACCGACTTCGGTTTCCGATGGTTTGAATGGACTGCCGACCGTGGATTTTTCCTTAACGGCGAGCATTATGTGATAAAAGGAGCTAACGCTCATCAAGACCAGGCCGGGTGGGGTGACGCCGTTCCCGATGGTGCTCATCGCCGCGATGTGGCTATGCTTAAGGAGGCTGGCTTCAATTTTATAAGAGGTTCCCACTATCCACACTCTCCTGCCTATTTGAAGGCATGTGACGAAATGGGACTTTTGTTTTGGTCGGAAGCCCCGTACTGGGCTACCGCCGGGCCGAAGGACGATGGATCGTGGACGGCAAGCAGCTATCCTATTGTAGAAAAGGATTGTGAAGAGTTTGAGCAGAGCGCATTGGATCAGCTTGCCGAGATGATACGCATTCACCGCAATCATCCCTCTATAGTCGTATGGAGCATGTGTAACGAGCCGTTTTTCTGCGCCGATGGAACATTGCCGGGCGTAAAGAAACTGTTGACAAGAATGGTTGAGCTGTCGCATAAGCTTGACCCGACGCGCCCTGCAGCAATAGGCGGCGCACAACGACCGCTTGGAGATAATCGAATAGACTTCTTGGGCGATATCGCAGGATATAACGGCGACGGAGGCACGATTGCCGATTTCCTGAATCCCGGAATACCCAATTTCGTCAGTGAATATGGCGTGACGGCGACCCTTCGCCCCGGAAAATATGATCCGGGGTGGGGTGACCTTTGGAAGGATGACCATTGGCGCGGACATGATTGGCGAAGCGGACAGGCTATATGGTGCGCATTTGACCATGGCAGCATCTTCGGGCCGGCTCTTGGCAACATGGGCATAATCGACTACTTCCGCATTCCCAAGCGCTCGTGGTACTGGTATCGCAATGAATACGGTGGCATCGCTCCTCCGGAATGGCCCGTTGACAACGCGCCTGCAGCCATAGCCATAACACCGTCGTCAAGCGAAGCATCTACCGACGGCACCGATGACATACATCTGCTTGTCACGCTTCTTGACGGAGAGGGTAAAGAAGTGACCGCTTCGCCCGATGTCACTCTTGAAATTGTTTCTGGTCCCGGGGAGTTTCCCACCGGACGCGCAATCACATTCAGCAACGGCACCGACATTCCCATTATCGAGGGTAAGGCGGCCATAACCATTCGCGCTTACCAGCAGGGCAATACTGTGGTTGAGGCTCGGTCGGAGGGACTGCCTTCAAAGCGTATATCTCTTAAATTTAAAGACGGGCCTGATTACGATGCGTCGCGTCACGTGGTTTCACCCCGTCCCTATGTGCGTTATGTGCGCGACAAGGGCGAGCAGCTGGCTACATTCGGGGTGAACAGCCCTACGTTTGCGTCAAGCGCTGCAGCCGGACATGCGGCAGGTTATGCTGCCGACGGCAACCGACACACATATTGGCAGCCTGAGGCGTCCGACAATAATCCGTCGTTCACTCTCGACACCGAGCGCGGATTGCTGTTGCGTGATGTCAATGTTGAATTTGTCGACGGATATGAGTGCAATCCCGTTATGGAGGCTTCGGCCGACAACGTGACATGGCATCCGGTCGATGATGTTAAAGCGTCAGATATGCGCGTACGTTTCCTGCGACTCTCCTTTAAGCCGGGGGCAACCCTTCCCCGCCTTTCGGGAATAAGTGTCAGGGGTGTGCTGTGA
- a CDS encoding ATP-binding protein — MDDYRKRIIDNILKDELDAMGAVVLEGPKACGKTTSAQQASGSVIYMDDPLRRTQYLQMVDTDMNYILSGATPRLIDEWQIAPKIWDAVRFEVDHRRKDGQFILTGSAVPPKEDKEQMKHSGTGRFSWLRMRPMSLWESSDSSGDVSLSSLFKQSDDTPIRGQNRLTLYDIAFIMCRGGWPKAVDKGMNKTALRQAINYYEAIVRIDISRVDDVERDEHRTRRIMRSYARHQGAQVSAKTILDDIAENDTVELSDKTVYSYINALKSIFVIEDMPAWNPNLRSKSAIRSSDTRYYSDPSIACAALGLGPDDLINDLNTFGLLFECLCVRDLRVYTQALDGTVYHFRDKTGLECDAVVHLRNGSYGLVEIKLGGDKLIDEGAKSLLTLKSRIDTTKMKAPSFMMVLTAVGDYAYQRTDGVLVVPVGTLKD; from the coding sequence ATGGACGACTATAGAAAAAGGATAATCGACAACATACTAAAAGACGAACTGGATGCCATGGGAGCCGTAGTATTGGAAGGCCCCAAAGCTTGCGGAAAAACCACCTCGGCACAGCAAGCATCAGGCAGCGTAATATATATGGACGACCCGCTTAGGCGCACTCAGTACCTTCAGATGGTAGACACCGACATGAATTACATTTTGTCGGGAGCCACACCACGCCTTATCGACGAATGGCAGATAGCCCCCAAAATATGGGACGCCGTGAGATTTGAAGTAGACCATCGAAGAAAAGACGGTCAATTCATACTCACCGGCTCGGCCGTACCGCCAAAAGAGGACAAAGAGCAGATGAAGCACTCAGGCACAGGCCGCTTCTCATGGCTGAGAATGAGGCCGATGTCGCTGTGGGAATCATCGGACTCATCGGGTGATGTAAGCCTGTCAAGCCTCTTCAAACAGTCGGACGATACACCGATAAGAGGACAAAACCGACTGACACTTTACGACATAGCATTCATCATGTGTCGCGGCGGATGGCCCAAAGCCGTAGACAAAGGCATGAACAAGACCGCATTGCGTCAAGCCATAAACTACTACGAGGCAATTGTGAGGATAGACATTTCACGAGTTGACGATGTAGAGCGCGACGAGCACAGGACACGCAGAATAATGCGGTCATACGCCCGTCATCAAGGAGCACAAGTGAGCGCAAAGACAATTCTGGACGACATCGCCGAAAACGACACCGTTGAATTGAGCGACAAGACCGTCTACTCCTACATCAACGCGCTGAAGAGCATATTTGTAATCGAGGACATGCCGGCATGGAATCCGAATCTGCGAAGCAAGTCGGCGATACGAAGCTCCGATACACGCTACTACTCCGATCCGTCCATTGCCTGCGCGGCACTCGGGCTCGGTCCCGACGACCTGATAAACGACCTTAACACTTTCGGCCTACTGTTTGAGTGCTTGTGCGTAAGGGATCTAAGGGTCTATACACAAGCACTGGACGGAACCGTGTATCACTTCCGCGACAAAACGGGTCTTGAGTGCGATGCAGTAGTTCACTTGCGCAACGGCAGCTACGGACTTGTAGAGATAAAATTAGGCGGTGACAAGCTTATCGACGAAGGCGCAAAGAGCCTGCTCACCCTGAAAAGCAGAATCGACACGACAAAGATGAAAGCTCCGTCGTTTATGATGGTGCTGACCGCAGTGGGCGATTACGCATATCAACGCACCGACGGAGTATTGGTTGTCCCCGTCGGCACACTCAAGGATTGA
- a CDS encoding GatB/YqeY domain-containing protein translates to MDLFDRISADIKSAMLAKDRVRLETLRGVKKEFLEAKTAKGADGTLTDDAAVKILVKMLKQRRESAEIYSSQNRADLAGDELAQVAVIEEYLPKQLSDEELAEELRKIISQVGATSAKEMGKVMGVASKALAGRADGRAISAKVKELLA, encoded by the coding sequence ATGGACCTTTTTGATAGAATCAGTGCCGATATAAAGTCGGCCATGCTCGCAAAAGACCGCGTTCGTCTGGAAACATTGCGCGGTGTAAAGAAAGAATTTTTGGAAGCCAAGACTGCCAAGGGTGCCGACGGTACTCTTACTGATGATGCAGCCGTGAAAATCCTTGTTAAGATGTTGAAGCAGCGTCGTGAAAGCGCCGAGATATACAGCAGTCAGAATCGTGCCGACCTTGCCGGCGACGAGCTTGCTCAGGTTGCTGTTATCGAAGAGTATCTGCCCAAGCAGCTTAGCGATGAGGAACTTGCCGAGGAGTTGCGTAAAATCATCTCGCAGGTGGGTGCCACATCGGCCAAGGAAATGGGTAAGGTGATGGGCGTCGCCTCAAAAGCTCTTGCCGGCCGTGCCGACGGTCGTGCCATTTCGGCTAAGGTAAAGGAGCTGCTCGCCTAA
- the serS gene encoding serine--tRNA ligase, translating to MLTIQQIKEDPQRIVKRLAVKGFDAQETIDRILELDAKRRQCQLTNDTKAAELNKLAAKIGKLMKDGAREEAEQTKAAVAALKDEQKAIAEQLAATEDEIRNILLSVPNVPCDMVPEGKTAADNVVEKTGGPMPDLPEDALPHWELARKYNLIDFDLGVKITGAGFPVYLGKGARLQRALIQFFLDEAGKAGYLEVQPPYVVNEASGYGTGQLPDKEGQMYYVNEDNLYLIPTAEVPVTNLYRDVILNDSQLPVKNCAYSACFRREAGSYGKDVRGLNRLHQFDKVEIVRIEKPENSYAALEEMKAHVQGLLEKLGLPWHILRLCGGDMSFTSAITFDFEVFSAAQKRWLEVSSVSNFETYQANRLKCRYRGEDKKTRLCHTLNGSALALPRIMAALLENNQTPEGIVIPECLRKYTGFDIID from the coding sequence ATGCTTACAATACAGCAAATAAAGGAAGATCCCCAACGCATCGTAAAGCGACTTGCCGTTAAGGGATTCGATGCTCAAGAAACTATTGACCGCATTCTTGAACTCGATGCAAAGCGTCGTCAGTGCCAGCTCACCAACGACACCAAAGCGGCCGAACTTAACAAACTCGCCGCAAAAATAGGCAAACTCATGAAGGATGGCGCTCGTGAAGAGGCTGAGCAGACAAAGGCTGCCGTAGCCGCTTTGAAGGACGAGCAGAAAGCCATCGCCGAGCAGCTTGCAGCAACCGAGGATGAAATCCGCAACATATTGCTTTCAGTTCCCAATGTACCGTGTGACATGGTTCCTGAAGGAAAAACGGCAGCCGACAATGTGGTTGAAAAGACCGGCGGTCCCATGCCCGACCTTCCCGAGGATGCTCTGCCTCACTGGGAGCTTGCCCGAAAGTACAATCTCATCGACTTTGACCTCGGTGTAAAGATTACAGGTGCCGGATTCCCGGTATATCTCGGAAAGGGTGCCCGCTTGCAGCGCGCTCTCATCCAATTCTTCCTTGACGAAGCCGGTAAGGCCGGTTATCTTGAGGTGCAACCCCCCTATGTTGTGAACGAGGCTTCGGGCTACGGAACAGGTCAGCTGCCCGACAAGGAGGGACAGATGTACTATGTTAATGAGGACAATCTCTATCTCATCCCCACCGCTGAGGTTCCCGTAACCAATCTCTATCGCGATGTCATACTCAACGACTCTCAGCTCCCGGTTAAGAATTGTGCCTACTCGGCATGCTTCCGTCGTGAGGCCGGCAGCTACGGTAAGGATGTGCGCGGACTTAACCGCCTGCATCAGTTTGACAAAGTGGAGATCGTGCGCATCGAGAAGCCCGAGAACTCCTACGCCGCTCTTGAGGAGATGAAAGCCCATGTTCAAGGATTGCTTGAGAAACTTGGATTGCCCTGGCACATACTTCGTCTTTGTGGCGGTGACATGTCGTTTACTTCGGCTATCACATTTGACTTCGAGGTATTCTCTGCCGCTCAGAAGCGCTGGCTTGAGGTTTCGTCGGTTTCAAATTTTGAAACATATCAGGCCAATCGACTCAAATGCCGTTATCGCGGCGAGGACAAGAAGACACGCTTGTGCCACACTCTCAACGGTTCGGCTCTTGCATTGCCCCGCATCATGGCAGCATTGCTCGAGAACAATCAGACACCCGAGGGAATCGTCATCCCTGAATGTCTTCGCAAATACACAGGCTTCGACATCATAGATTAA
- a CDS encoding TatD family hydrolase produces the protein MKILDIHTHDASRENAIINLSKEVTPQPGKLYSAGVHPWDTDTPDADKAIDRLEIEAASPFIVAIGEAGLDRLRGADLDRQMQFLRLQLEISRKTQKPVILHIVKAFAEIIRLHKELKPEEPWIIHGFRGKPQLARQLVDEGFYLSLGERFNSESASVIPSSRLLVESDESQLPIEQIAAAFPQLDPALPYRLLRAGS, from the coding sequence ATGAAAATTCTCGATATACACACCCACGATGCGAGCCGCGAAAATGCGATAATAAACCTCAGCAAGGAGGTGACGCCGCAACCGGGGAAGCTCTATTCAGCAGGAGTGCACCCGTGGGACACCGACACTCCCGATGCCGACAAGGCAATCGACCGGCTTGAAATAGAAGCCGCGTCACCGTTCATTGTAGCCATAGGTGAAGCCGGACTCGACCGTCTGCGCGGAGCCGACCTTGACCGACAGATGCAATTTCTGCGTCTTCAGCTCGAGATAAGCCGGAAGACGCAGAAACCGGTAATACTTCATATTGTAAAGGCTTTCGCCGAAATCATAAGACTACATAAGGAACTGAAGCCCGAAGAGCCTTGGATAATACATGGATTCCGAGGCAAGCCCCAACTCGCCAGGCAGCTTGTCGACGAAGGATTCTACCTGTCACTCGGCGAGCGGTTTAACAGCGAGTCGGCTTCGGTGATTCCATCAAGCCGCCTATTGGTGGAAAGCGACGAGAGTCAGCTGCCCATTGAACAGATAGCCGCGGCATTTCCGCAACTCGACCCCGCGCTTCCTTACAGGCTTCTTAGAGCCGGTTCTTAA
- the yidD gene encoding membrane protein insertion efficiency factor YidD, whose product MIKRLITGLLILPIRFYQGAISPHFPPSCRYSPTCSQYAVEALRKHGPIKGLWLAVRRILRCHPWGGSGYDPVP is encoded by the coding sequence ATGATAAAGCGACTGATTACGGGATTGCTGATACTCCCCATACGTTTTTATCAAGGCGCCATATCGCCTCATTTCCCGCCTTCGTGCCGATATTCGCCGACATGCAGCCAATATGCAGTGGAGGCGTTGCGTAAACACGGCCCGATAAAGGGACTGTGGCTTGCCGTGCGCCGCATTTTGCGCTGTCATCCTTGGGGAGGCAGCGGATATGACCCGGTACCATGA